In Cyanobacteriota bacterium, one DNA window encodes the following:
- the ruvC gene encoding crossover junction endodeoxyribonuclease RuvC: protein MTRILGLDPGLATLGFSILEWSLGTSEAIAALDYGVIATPAKQPIGDRLCIIYDDLHALINQWQPDQVAIEKFFFYRMGNTILVAQARGVVMLVLAQHQLPLLEFTPAQIKQALTGYGNANKHDVQQAVARELALETLPKPDDAADAIAVALTARFSLR from the coding sequence ATGACTCGGATTTTGGGATTAGATCCAGGATTAGCAACCTTAGGATTTAGCATTCTTGAGTGGTCGTTAGGAACGAGTGAGGCGATCGCAGCTTTGGATTATGGAGTGATTGCTACACCAGCCAAGCAACCTATTGGTGACCGACTGTGCATCATCTACGATGACCTCCATGCGTTGATCAACCAGTGGCAACCAGATCAGGTGGCGATCGAAAAATTTTTTTTCTATCGCATGGGCAATACGATTTTAGTGGCACAGGCAAGAGGAGTAGTCATGTTGGTGTTAGCACAGCATCAGCTACCCCTACTAGAATTCACGCCTGCTCAAATCAAGCAAGCACTTACGGGCTATGGCAATGCCAACAAGCACGATGTGCAACAGGCTGTTGCCAGAGAGTTAGCCCTAGAGACCTTACCCAAACCCGATGATGCTGCCGACGCAATCGCTGTGGCCCTCACTGCTCGGTTCAGTCTTAGGTGA